One Fontisphaera persica DNA window includes the following coding sequences:
- a CDS encoding O-methyltransferase: MKTTPALSPNSRHSKLPRRAFLGQTAMLGAASALLLAQSHQPVAAARVSAAQRDQWEKILRQLEAEDESMFVVNRAETAVAHLLAHLRGAREILEIGTAHGYWTFWLALAAMSRGGRVTTIEIVPERRAKAMQHWQALGVSRHITSLEGNAHQLVPTLKKNYDFVLLNADKTGYLDYFRKLYPRKLKPGALLLAYNYSARLDPMKDFVEEARAHPQLTTAVFHAVPDDVFFAALDLRP; the protein is encoded by the coding sequence ATGAAAACCACCCCGGCCCTCTCCCCCAATTCACGGCACTCCAAACTGCCGCGCCGCGCTTTTCTCGGGCAAACCGCCATGCTCGGGGCCGCCTCCGCCCTGCTGCTGGCCCAGTCCCATCAGCCTGTTGCAGCCGCGCGGGTCTCCGCTGCCCAACGCGACCAGTGGGAAAAAATCCTGCGCCAGCTTGAAGCCGAGGACGAAAGCATGTTTGTGGTGAACCGCGCGGAGACCGCGGTCGCCCATCTTCTGGCGCATCTGCGCGGCGCACGGGAAATCCTGGAAATCGGCACCGCCCATGGTTACTGGACTTTCTGGCTGGCGCTGGCCGCCATGTCCCGTGGCGGGCGTGTTACCACCATCGAAATTGTGCCCGAGCGACGCGCCAAGGCCATGCAACACTGGCAGGCTCTGGGTGTGTCCCGGCACATCACCAGCCTGGAAGGCAACGCTCACCAGCTTGTCCCCACTCTAAAAAAAAACTACGACTTCGTGCTGTTGAACGCCGACAAAACCGGGTACCTGGATTATTTCCGCAAACTGTATCCGCGCAAGCTCAAGCCCGGCGCACTCCTGCTGGCCTACAACTACAGCGCGCGCCTGGACCCCATGAAGGATTTTGTCGAAGAAGCCCGCGCCCACCCTCAACTCACCACCGCCGTTTTTCACGCTGTGCCGGACGATGTGTTTTTTGCCGCCCTGGATTTGCGCCCCTAA